The Sulfurimonas sp. genome includes the window TTTAACTTCATTTTTTGAAAGTGCTATAAATTTGGAGTTTTTATAAAGAGATTTACTTGTTTTGTTAAAGTTAAAATCGTCACTTAGCTCTACAAGTTTATCTTCAAATTCATTAGATATAAAACTTATATAATCAAGTATCTCATCAGGATCATAAGGTTTTAAAAAATACTTTATAACTCCCACATCAATAGCTTCAAAAAGTTTCTCTTTCTCACTAAAGGCACTAAGTATAATGATAGGGATACTTTTATCTATCTTTTTTAATTCTCTCGCCATATCTAAGCCTGACATATGGGGCATATTTATATCGGTAATTACTATATCCGGTGAAATTTGCAGAAATTTTTCTATGCCCTCTTTACCATTAGATGCCAATGTAAAGCTATAAAAACTATCTCCTATTGCATTTTTCAAAAGTTTTGCAATATTTTCTTCATCTTCAACAAATAAAACACGCAATTTTTTTAAACTTTTATTTTTCATAGGTTAAGACTTTATCAAAGGAATTTTGATACTAAAAGTTGTTAAACCTTTTTTAGAACTAACACCCATGTAACCCTCTAAACCTTGTTCACAAATCATCTTTGACATAAATAGACCAAGTCCTGTTCCACTACTTTGATGTTTTGTAGTAAAGTATGGTTCAAAAATTTTTTCTATATTTTCTTTCTCAATTCCACCAGCATTATCCTGAATCTCAATATAAGCAAAATCATTATCTTTTTTTGTTTTTATATTTATCTCTCGGATTAAAATACCTTTACTAATAAAAGCATCTGTTGAATTTTTTATAAGGTTTATAATAACTTGAGTTAATTCATTTGAGATGCCAAGAACTTCTAAGTCTATAAAGTCAGTGTTTACACTTATCATCTCTGCTTTTAATATTTTTTTTAAAAGGCTCAAAGATTCATTTATACTATCACTTACATTAAATGGATGCTTCTCTTTATGAGGTCTAAAAAAGTTTGTAAAATCATCTATAGTTTTTGACATATTATTTATAATAGATTTACTTTCTCTATAATACTCCAAAAATTCTTCTTCATCATTATTTAGAGCTGATTTTTTCATATTAAAGTTACTTAGATTTAACTCTGTTAAGGGCTGTCGCCATTGATGTGCGATGTTTGCGAGCATCTGACCAAGAGATGCTAGCCTTGATTGCCAAAACATCACCTTTTGCTTCTCTTCATTTTTACTGATTTCTTTTTTAACGCGATTTTCAAGTGTTTTGTTTAACTCTTCTAGTTCTCTCGTTTTTTCTTGAACACGATTTTCAAGTGTTTTGTTTAACTCTTCAAGTTCTTTTTCTTTTTTTTGCAACTCTTCTTTGTAAAAAACTTCTTGCGTAACATCATAACGGATAGCTATAAACTCTGCTATATTGTCATCTTCATCCAAGATAGGGATAACAGTAGTATTTACATAAAAAGTTGAGCCATCTTTTGCTATATTTTTTACAGTATCTTTATGTATTTTTTTAGCTTTTATTGTGTCCCATAGAATTTTAAATGTTGATACATCTACATCTGGATGCCTTACAATATTGTGGTTTTGACCAATCAACTCTTCTTGTGTGTATCCAGAAATCTTACAAAATTCATCATTAACAAAAGTAATTATTCCTTCCATATCAGTTTTAGAAATTATATTGCTCTTCTCTATGGCTTCTTTATACTGCTTTAACATAATGCCATTATATAGATGCTATACTTAAATATGATTAATATCTCAAATAACAAGCACCTTGATATTATATTACCAAATACAAACAAGGCTTTAAAAGAGGTTTTAAAAAGTGCCTCGCCAAAAGAGTTAGAAGTCTTAACTCAAAGTAAAGACCTAAAATCAGTCATAAACTCCCTGCTTCAAGAAAGTTCCAAAAACTCAGCATCTGATAAAACAATTTTAAATTTAGTTAAAAACAATCCAACTTTAAAAAATCTAGGAACTATCTCTTCAACTATAAAAGACTTACTAAATTCTTTAAAATCAACTCCACAAAATCAAACAACAGAAAAAACTCCACTTCCAATAGAGAAAGTTTTAAAAGAGTTTCTTATAGATATAAAACAATTAAGTGAAAGTGTCTTAAAAACTAAAATCACAAACTCTGGTATTTTTTTAGAATCAAAACTTAAAAATGTACAAAACCCTCAAGTCCAACTAAAAGAAACTCTAAACTCTTTACTAAAAAGTGTTGAGAAAAGTTCTATCTATCCTGTAAAAGTTTTAGATAAATATATAAAAGAAATTTTAAATAGTCTGGTTATAAAAAATACTACAAATAAATCTTTAACTACTAATACACCAGATGATAAACAAGTCTTAAGTAAAGTTGCAAAAATAGTAGAAAAAATCATCCAAACAATGCAAACA containing:
- a CDS encoding PAS domain-containing sensor histidine kinase, which gives rise to MLKQYKEAIEKSNIISKTDMEGIITFVNDEFCKISGYTQEELIGQNHNIVRHPDVDVSTFKILWDTIKAKKIHKDTVKNIAKDGSTFYVNTTVIPILDEDDNIAEFIAIRYDVTQEVFYKEELQKKEKELEELNKTLENRVQEKTRELEELNKTLENRVKKEISKNEEKQKVMFWQSRLASLGQMLANIAHQWRQPLTELNLSNFNMKKSALNNDEEEFLEYYRESKSIINNMSKTIDDFTNFFRPHKEKHPFNVSDSINESLSLLKKILKAEMISVNTDFIDLEVLGISNELTQVIINLIKNSTDAFISKGILIREINIKTKKDNDFAYIEIQDNAGGIEKENIEKIFEPYFTTKHQSSGTGLGLFMSKMICEQGLEGYMGVSSKKGLTTFSIKIPLIKS
- a CDS encoding response regulator transcription factor, whose amino-acid sequence is MKNKSLKKLRVLFVEDEENIAKLLKNAIGDSFYSFTLASNGKEGIEKFLQISPDIVITDINMPHMSGLDMARELKKIDKSIPIIILSAFSEKEKLFEAIDVGVIKYFLKPYDPDEILDYISFISNEFEDKLVELSDDFNFNKTSKSLYKNSKFIALSKNEVKFFTLILNTEDNILDDKAIKREIWNEEVSDDRLRTFIKRLRVKTSKKLIINLKGVGYKIS